From the Ilumatobacteraceae bacterium genome, the window TGCGGCCTTCTTCTTGGCCGGAGCCTTCTTGGCAGGCGCCTTCTTCGCCGCGGCCTTCTTGGCCGGAGCCTTCTTCTTCGCAGCCATCAGCTGCTCAGCGCCCCGGGTTGAGGGCGGACTTGAGGGTCGAGCTCGCGGTGAACTTCATCGCGGTCGAGGCCTTGATCGGCACCGGCTCACCGGTCTGCGGGTTGCGGCCGGTACGCGCCGGGCGCTCGGTGGTGCTGAACGAGCCGAAGCCCGGCCATGCGACCTTGTCGCCACCCTTGGTGGACGAAACGACGATGTCGAAGAACGCACCAACGGTGCGCTCGGCGTCAGCCTTCGACACACCAGCGGCGTCGGCAACGGCTTCGAGCAATTCTGCCTTGGTCATGAGATTTCCTTTGTGATTCGCAGATGGACGAGTCACGCGAGCGTGTCTCGGTGCCCGTCGGGCTGTCTTCATCAAAGGCGTCAAACTACATCGATGCAACTACCAATGTGTTTGCATCTGCAATCAGACTCTCGTCCGGCCCTTTCGGATCAACGGTCTGCGAGGTAGCTCTCGGTGTCGAACGATGCGAGGCCGACCCTTAAGCGCGCCGCGAAGTCGGCCGAACGAACCTCGCCGTACTTCTGCCGCGGCCAGAAGAATCCGCGCAGGCCGTCACCCTTGGTTCGCGGCGCAACGTGCACGTGCAGATGGGCGACGCTCTGGCTGACGATGTTGTTCATCGCCACGAACGTGCCGCCCGCCCCGAGCGCGTCGGGCATCACCGCCGCGATCATCTGGACCCGACGGAAGAACGGACCGGTCGCGGTGCCGGGCAGATCGGTCAGCTGGACCACGTGGCGAGCAGGAACCACCAGCGTATGGCCCCAGAACAGTGGCGTTCGGTCGAGGAACGCGACGGCGACGTCGTCGGCCCACACGATGTCGGCGGGAGCGGATCCGGCGACGATGTCGCAGAAGATGCACGGCACGGCGGGATCGTCCATCGGCCCACGTTAGGTCGCTGTTCGCACACCGTTCCCCCAGGCAGCGGCGACCATCCCCCACCGGTTCACCACCGTCGGATACAACTGCGATCGTTAAACCGCCATCAACGATCCGAGTCCACTCGACCCCACACGAGGTGCCTGTGACCGACCTTCAGACGAACGCCCGCCAGCGGGCAATCGCAACCGCCCAGCGCGAAGGAGGTGATCACGAATCGTCAGCGGAGACCACGACCCGGATCGTCGTCGACACGTCCGTACTGATCGCCGATCCGCACTGTTTCGACACGTTCGGCGACGCCGCACTCATCGTGCCGCTGACCGTCGTCGAAGAACTCGACTCGCTCAAGACCCGGCCCGACGACGTCGGTCGCGCCGCCCGGACGGCGCTCCGGACGATCGAGGAGTACCGGGTGCAGCACGGCGGATCGTTGGCCGAACCGGTCGCGGTCGGCGACGGCACCCTGCAGATCGAGATCAACGGCATCCAGAAGCATCTGCTCGTCGAGCACGGGCTCGACGTCAGCGTGCCCGACAACCGCATCATCGGTGCCGCGCTCGGCCAGGCCGGCAAGGGCCCCACGGTCATGCTCTCCAACGACGCTGCGCTCCGCATCAAGGCCGCCCACCTCGGCCTGACCGCCGCCGCCCACGAACCGACCAAGGCCGGTCGGGGTGACCGCCCGGTCGGCTGGGTCGTGATCGAAGCGGGCCACGACGTCGTCGATTGCCTGTACGCCGCCGGCGGCGTCGACGTCGGAGCGGTCGAGGACGCGACGACCCTCCACGACAACGAGTTCGCCGTGCTGCGGTCGGGTTCGCAATCGGCGCTGACCCGCCGGATCGGCGACGAGCTGGTGTTGCTCCCTCACTCCTTGCCCGAACCGTGGGGTCTGCGACCACGCAACAAGGAGCAGCGTTTCGCCGTCGAACTGCTCCTCGACCCCGACATCGCCGTGGTCACGCTCGACGGTCGCGCCGGAACCGGCAAGACCATCCTCGCGATCGCCGCCGCACTCGAGCAGGTCGTCGAGCAGCAGCGGTACGAGCGGGTCGCGGTGTACCGACCCCTCGTGCCGGTCGGCCGCGCCGACGTCGGGTTCCTGCCCGGCGGCCTCGAGGAGAAGCTCGATCCCTGGATGTCGGCCATCCACGACGCGATCGTGGCGCTCACCGACCGGAACAGCAGCCACGACGCGCGCCGGCTGATCGAGGAGCTCACCGCCCGCGGCCAGCTCTCGCTCGAGTCGGTCACCTTCCTCCGTGGCCGCTCGCTCCAGCGTCAGATCGTCGTGATCGACGAGGCACAGAACCTCGAACCGACGACGTTGCGGACGATCCTCACCCGCATCGGTGACGGCACCAAGGTGATCTTCACCGGCGACACGAGCCAGATCGATGCTCCGTACCTCGGCGAGTCGAACAATGCCCTCGCCGTGCTCACCAACGCCTTCGGCGGCCAGCGCTGCTTCGGCCACGTCACGCTGACGGCGTGCGAGCGCAGCGACGTCGCCAGCCTCGCGGCCGAGCTCCTCTGAGCGGTCGGCCGGCCTCCCGGCCGACGACCGATCGAAGGTTGCGACACCTGCGGTCTAAGTTGCTGGTCGTGGAGGCAGCCGACACGTCCGAACACACGGCTCCGGCTCAGACCGGGGCGGCACGGGCCGATCTCCCCCGCTTCGCGGTCGTCGATGTCGAGACGTCGGGTCTGTCCACGCGACGCCATCGACTGCTGCAGATCGCCGTAATCACGGTCGTGGGCGGCACCGTCGTCGACGAATGGTCGACCCTGATCAAGCTCCGCTGGCCGCTCTCGCGAGTGGGTCCGCGCCGTGTGCACGGCATCACCCGGGCATCGCTGCGCGGCGCGCCGCGCCAGCGAGAGGCGCTCGGCGAACTCGCGCGACGCCTCGACGGAGCGGTCTTCACCGCCCACAACGTGCGCTTCGACTGGTCGTTCATCGAGCGGGCCGCCAAGCGTTCCAAGGTGCCGATCAGACCGACACACCGGCTGTGCACGCTGGGCCTGTCGCGATCGCTCGATCCCGACCGGGCGCTGTCACATCGACTCGGCGACGTGTGCGAGCGGTACGGCATCAGCAACGACCGACCGCACGATGCGCTCCACGACGCTCGCGCGACCGCGGCGGCACTGGGGTTCCTGCTCGACGCTCACGGCGTCGCCGTGGCCGACGACCTCGATCCGCTCTACGAGCGCCGGTAGCGGTCGAGCACCCGTTCGGTCGCGGCCCGAGCGGTGGCCCGCCATTCGCTCGGCTCGATGACCTCGGCGTCCGGGCCGAGCCGAACGAGCAACCGGGTGAACCACGGCTCGCTCACCACGGCCAGGGTCGCGGTCACCCATCCGTCGGCGTCGGGCTCGCTCCGGTGATCGACCGGGTAACGCTCGACCGCCCAGCGCGCCGACGGCGCCAACCGAACGGTCACCCGCGGGATCGAGCCGTCGGTGAACCAGTCGCCCGGTACCGGCAAGGGTTCCGACGACGGGGTCGGGGTGGCGCCGGTCGACTCGATCTCCTCGATCCGGTCGATGCGGAAGGTGCGAACCTCACCGGACCGATCGTCGTCCGCGGTCACGTACCACTCGCCGCGGTCGGTGAACACCTGGCGTGGGAGCACCAACCGTTCGGTCACGTCGTCGCGTGACGGCCTGCGGTACCGGATCCGTACCTGCTCGCCTCGTTCGGCGGCGGCGGCGAGGCTGCTCGCCGCCTCGGGCCGGTCGAGGTCGATCCGCACACCCGAGGTGTCGTCGTCGCCCAGGGCTGCGGCGAGCTTGGCGAGGCCACGTCCGAGCGGACCGTCGGCATCGGCTCCCGGGAGTTCCATCGCGGCACGGCCGGCCGCGAGCAGTTCCCACGCCTCGAGTGCGTTGAGACGGAGCGGTCGGGTGAACAGACGCGGCACGCCGACCCAGATCATGCCCTCGTCGATGAACACGTCGATCAGTTCGTCGACGAACGGCGGCAACCCGCACATCGCCACGAGCTCGAGATCC encodes:
- a CDS encoding HU family DNA-binding protein, with the protein product MTKAELLEAVADAAGVSKADAERTVGAFFDIVVSSTKGGDKVAWPGFGSFSTTERPARTGRNPQTGEPVPIKASTAMKFTASSTLKSALNPGR
- a CDS encoding HIT family protein, which produces MDDPAVPCIFCDIVAGSAPADIVWADDVAVAFLDRTPLFWGHTLVVPARHVVQLTDLPGTATGPFFRRVQMIAAVMPDALGAGGTFVAMNNIVSQSVAHLHVHVAPRTKGDGLRGFFWPRQKYGEVRSADFAARLRVGLASFDTESYLADR
- a CDS encoding PhoH family protein, which translates into the protein MTDLQTNARQRAIATAQREGGDHESSAETTTRIVVDTSVLIADPHCFDTFGDAALIVPLTVVEELDSLKTRPDDVGRAARTALRTIEEYRVQHGGSLAEPVAVGDGTLQIEINGIQKHLLVEHGLDVSVPDNRIIGAALGQAGKGPTVMLSNDAALRIKAAHLGLTAAAHEPTKAGRGDRPVGWVVIEAGHDVVDCLYAAGGVDVGAVEDATTLHDNEFAVLRSGSQSALTRRIGDELVLLPHSLPEPWGLRPRNKEQRFAVELLLDPDIAVVTLDGRAGTGKTILAIAAALEQVVEQQRYERVAVYRPLVPVGRADVGFLPGGLEEKLDPWMSAIHDAIVALTDRNSSHDARRLIEELTARGQLSLESVTFLRGRSLQRQIVVIDEAQNLEPTTLRTILTRIGDGTKVIFTGDTSQIDAPYLGESNNALAVLTNAFGGQRCFGHVTLTACERSDVASLAAELL
- a CDS encoding 3'-5' exonuclease — translated: MEAADTSEHTAPAQTGAARADLPRFAVVDVETSGLSTRRHRLLQIAVITVVGGTVVDEWSTLIKLRWPLSRVGPRRVHGITRASLRGAPRQREALGELARRLDGAVFTAHNVRFDWSFIERAAKRSKVPIRPTHRLCTLGLSRSLDPDRALSHRLGDVCERYGISNDRPHDALHDARATAAALGFLLDAHGVAVADDLDPLYERR
- a CDS encoding WYL domain-containing protein; translated protein: MSSVRRGPRGAEDRLRRLLVMLPWLMERGEVSVAETAERFDLTEAEIAKDLELVAMCGLPPFVDELIDVFIDEGMIWVGVPRLFTRPLRLNALEAWELLAAGRAAMELPGADADGPLGRGLAKLAAALGDDDTSGVRIDLDRPEAASSLAAAAERGEQVRIRYRRPSRDDVTERLVLPRQVFTDRGEWYVTADDDRSGEVRTFRIDRIEEIESTGATPTPSSEPLPVPGDWFTDGSIPRVTVRLAPSARWAVERYPVDHRSEPDADGWVTATLAVVSEPWFTRLLVRLGPDAEVIEPSEWRATARAATERVLDRYRRS